The Acinetobacter chinensis genomic sequence CCAGCAGTAGTATTTGAAGATGTTACATACGGATATGTACCGTGGTCAACGTCCAGTAAAGAACCCTGCGCACCTTCAAACATGATGTTTTCACCATTTTTGCGGTAGTTATGCAGTTCTGTAATGACATCAATCACAAGTGGTTTGATCACTTCACGCCACTGGTCACACAATGCAAGTACATCTTCAACTTTGACAGCTTCAACACCAAAGAACTGAGTCAGCTGGAAGTTATGGTATTCAAGCAGTTCTTCAAGCTGTGCTTTAAGATGCTCACCGCCACGTACAAGGTCTGCAACACGGATTGCACGGCGCGCAACTTTATCTTCATACGCAGGACCGATACCGCGACCTGTTGTACCGATTTTTGCATTACCGCGTTTTTTCTCACGTGCCTGATCCAGAGCAATGTGATGAGGTAAAATCAGTGGGCAGTTTGGAGAAATACGCAGACGTTCACGTACAGGCACGCCTTCACTTTCAAGAATACCCATTTCTTTAATCAAAGCTTCTGGTGAAAGTACAACACCATTACCGATCAGACACAGTACGTTTTCACGTAAAATACCCGATGGAATGAGATGAAGAACTGTTTTCTTACCACCAACGACCAAAGTGTGGCCTGCATTGTGTCCGCCCTGATAGCGAACAACCGCTGCCGCCTGGTCTGTGAGCAGGTCAACGATTTTACCTTTACCTTCGTCGCCCCATTGGGTACCGAGTACCACAACACTTTTGCCCATAATAGCCTCTTCACATCATGCTGTTAAAATTGAAAACCAGACACTGACAACAGACTGTCAGTGCTTTGCCGTTAAATCTTCTGAATGACCCATTCACCTGCAACACTGACCATTTTGTGTGTCGCATTCGGTACAGAGTTCAGTTCATCATTACCCAGTAACTGTATTACGCTCAAGCCCTGCTTTCGTGCAGTTGCAATTGCATTCTGTAACTGCTGTTCAGTCCCTTTCGGTGCAACCACTTTTTCAGCCTGGCTGTACTGACCAGCACACAGAGAATAAAGATCACATGAGAAACCGGTTGCTGGACGGGCACGACCAAAATG encodes the following:
- a CDS encoding adenylosuccinate synthase, with product MGKSVVVLGTQWGDEGKGKIVDLLTDQAAAVVRYQGGHNAGHTLVVGGKKTVLHLIPSGILRENVLCLIGNGVVLSPEALIKEMGILESEGVPVRERLRISPNCPLILPHHIALDQAREKKRGNAKIGTTGRGIGPAYEDKVARRAIRVADLVRGGEHLKAQLEELLEYHNFQLTQFFGVEAVKVEDVLALCDQWREVIKPLVIDVITELHNYRKNGENIMFEGAQGSLLDVDHGTYPYVTSSNTTAGGVSSGSGLGPLHLDYVLGITKAYTTRVGAGPFPTELVYDAANDVGDAIGKHLGTVGSEFGASTGRQRRCGWFDAEILRRSVDVNSLSGICLTKLDVLDGLEEVKICVGYEAADSGCVGSSDALAFETLKPIYETMPGWTESTFGAKSLDQLPQAAINYVKRLEQLIECPIDIISTGPDRDETIVMRHPFDA